A DNA window from Halorubrum sp. DM2 contains the following coding sequences:
- a CDS encoding helix-turn-helix domain-containing protein: MSTTDAVTADDGTADRWAAVRDLPPSAKLVAKVLDYNDTLTQSELAEETLLPPRTVRYALSRLEDEGVVDSRFSFTDARKRLYSLGI; the protein is encoded by the coding sequence ATGAGCACGACCGATGCCGTCACCGCCGACGACGGGACCGCGGACCGCTGGGCCGCCGTTCGCGACCTGCCGCCGAGCGCGAAGTTAGTCGCGAAGGTCTTGGACTACAACGACACGCTCACCCAGAGCGAACTGGCGGAGGAGACGCTGCTCCCGCCGCGAACCGTTCGGTACGCGCTGTCGCGGCTCGAAGACGAGGGCGTCGTCGACTCCCGGTTCTCGTTCACCGACGCGCGCAAGCGGCTGTACTCGCTGGGCATCTGA
- a CDS encoding proteasome-activating nucleotidase — MSDMVDDVDMPYDEGSASKQEKIDSLQERLDVLESQNEEMRDKLLDANAENNKYQQKLERLTHENKKLKQSPLFVATVQEITPDGAVIKQHGNNQEALTEITDELREKLDPDDRVAVNNSLSVVKKLEKETDVRARVMQVEHSPDVTYADIGGLEDQMQEVRETVEMPLEHPDMFEDVGIQPPSGVLLYGPPGTGKTMLAKAVANETDATFIKMAGSELVHKFIGEGAKLVRDLFEVARENQPAVLFIDEIDAIASKRTDSKTSGDAEVQRTMMQLLSEMDGFDERGEVRIIAATNRFDMLDPAILRPGRFDRLIEVPKPETAGREIIFQIHTRNMNLADGVDFAELAELTPDASGADIKAICTEAGMFAIRDDRTEVTLDDFLEAHEKLRQDEETNADDSLAFA; from the coding sequence ATGAGCGACATGGTCGATGACGTCGACATGCCCTACGACGAGGGCTCGGCGTCAAAACAGGAGAAGATCGACTCCTTACAGGAGCGGCTCGACGTCCTCGAGTCGCAGAACGAGGAGATGCGCGACAAGCTCCTCGACGCCAACGCGGAGAACAACAAGTACCAGCAGAAGCTCGAACGGCTCACCCACGAGAACAAGAAGCTGAAACAGTCTCCGCTGTTCGTGGCGACAGTCCAAGAGATAACGCCCGACGGCGCGGTGATCAAACAGCACGGGAACAATCAGGAGGCGCTCACCGAGATCACCGACGAGCTGCGCGAGAAGCTCGACCCCGACGACCGCGTCGCGGTCAACAACTCCCTGTCGGTGGTCAAGAAGCTGGAGAAGGAGACGGACGTCCGGGCCCGCGTGATGCAGGTCGAGCACTCCCCGGACGTCACCTACGCCGACATCGGCGGCCTCGAAGACCAGATGCAGGAGGTCCGCGAGACGGTCGAGATGCCCCTCGAACACCCCGACATGTTCGAGGATGTCGGGATCCAGCCCCCGAGCGGCGTGCTCCTGTACGGCCCGCCCGGTACGGGCAAAACGATGCTCGCGAAGGCCGTCGCCAACGAGACGGATGCGACGTTCATCAAGATGGCCGGCTCGGAGCTGGTCCACAAGTTCATCGGCGAGGGCGCGAAGCTCGTCCGCGACCTGTTCGAGGTCGCCCGCGAGAACCAGCCCGCCGTCCTCTTCATCGACGAGATCGACGCGATCGCCTCGAAGCGGACCGACTCGAAGACCTCCGGCGACGCCGAGGTCCAGCGGACGATGATGCAGCTCCTCTCGGAGATGGACGGCTTCGACGAGCGCGGCGAGGTCCGGATCATCGCCGCGACCAACCGCTTCGACATGCTCGACCCCGCCATCCTCCGGCCGGGCCGCTTCGACCGCCTCATCGAGGTGCCAAAGCCGGAGACCGCGGGCCGCGAGATCATCTTCCAGATCCACACGCGAAACATGAACCTCGCCGACGGGGTCGACTTCGCGGAACTGGCCGAGCTGACTCCCGACGCCTCCGGGGCCGACATCAAGGCGATCTGTACGGAAGCCGGGATGTTCGCCATCCGCGACGACCGGACGGAGGTCACGCTCGACGACTTCCTCGAAGCCCACGAGAAGCTCCGGCAGGACGAGGAGACGAACGCCGACGACTCGCTGGCGTTCGCCTGA
- a CDS encoding DHHA1 domain-containing protein: MRPMSAADDGLSQAQAVLRENPEIAVGVALVALVTVAAVVVVLRARRTPGVRFRRLLADQEEITVLMHPNPDPDAMSAAVGVASLADQVDVDATVQYPGQIRHQENRAFQTVLDLELEPIEHVSDLAAESVVLVDHNEPRGFAGADGVLPMAVVDHHPGDGAGESFTDVRTDYGASASVIAEYFQDNDAVPVPPDKHASETASNLTLSTDTATGLLYGILADTKHLTVGASEPDFAAAAYLYPGVDQDRLDRIANPAVDAEVLEVKARAIAGRRVEGSFGVADVGGVNNVDAIPQAADELIQLEGVSAVVVIGERDGTVHISGRSRDDRVHMGNAIAAVLDDVDNGNGGGHSRMGGGTIEPEIDPTGEGESTTVDRDALADGLFRAMAGDV, encoded by the coding sequence ATGCGACCGATGAGCGCGGCCGATGACGGACTCTCGCAGGCGCAAGCCGTGCTCCGGGAGAACCCGGAGATCGCCGTCGGCGTAGCGCTCGTCGCCCTGGTTACCGTCGCGGCCGTCGTCGTCGTACTCCGCGCGCGTCGGACGCCGGGCGTCAGGTTCCGACGGCTGTTGGCCGATCAGGAAGAGATCACGGTGCTGATGCACCCGAACCCGGACCCCGATGCGATGTCGGCGGCCGTCGGGGTGGCCTCCCTCGCCGACCAGGTCGACGTCGACGCGACCGTCCAGTACCCCGGCCAGATTCGTCACCAAGAGAATCGCGCGTTTCAGACCGTTCTCGACCTCGAACTGGAGCCGATCGAACACGTGAGCGACCTCGCGGCCGAGTCGGTCGTCTTAGTCGATCACAACGAGCCGCGGGGGTTCGCAGGGGCCGACGGCGTGTTGCCGATGGCGGTCGTCGACCACCACCCGGGAGACGGCGCGGGCGAGTCGTTCACCGACGTGCGGACCGACTACGGGGCGAGCGCGTCGGTCATCGCCGAGTACTTTCAGGACAACGACGCGGTCCCCGTGCCCCCCGACAAACACGCGAGCGAGACGGCGAGCAACCTGACGCTGTCGACCGACACCGCGACGGGACTGCTGTACGGAATATTAGCCGACACGAAACACCTCACCGTCGGGGCCAGCGAACCGGACTTCGCGGCGGCCGCGTACCTCTACCCCGGCGTCGACCAGGACCGGCTCGACCGGATCGCGAACCCCGCGGTCGACGCGGAGGTGCTGGAGGTGAAGGCACGGGCGATCGCGGGACGACGCGTCGAGGGATCGTTCGGAGTCGCCGACGTCGGCGGCGTCAACAACGTCGACGCGATCCCGCAGGCCGCGGACGAGCTGATCCAGCTGGAGGGGGTCAGCGCAGTCGTGGTGATCGGCGAACGGGACGGGACCGTTCACATCTCGGGGCGGTCGCGCGACGACAGGGTCCACATGGGCAACGCGATAGCGGCGGTCTTGGACGATGTCGACAACGGGAACGGCGGCGGACACTCCCGGATGGGTGGCGGAACGATCGAGCCGGAGATCGATCCCACGGGGGAGGGCGAGTCGACGACCGTCGACCGCGACGCGCTCGCCGACGGCCTGTTCCGGGCGATGGCCGGCGACGTGTGA
- a CDS encoding NAD(P)H-binding protein, with protein MRVVVVGCGYVGLALAEGLDARGHAVTGVRRSDAGLDAVSAVGPDVEAVRADATEPESLEVLPDADAVVFAASSGGRGADAAREVYVDGLANVVDEYGSRASPPDRLVYTSSTGVYGDHDGGWVDEETPVEPTTEKTRVLAEAERIAAERAADAGIDGTVVRFAGLYGPDRYRLKRYVEGPVTAGYLNMVHRDDAAGSIRHLLETDRARDRVVLVVDDEPVDKHAFADWLADACGVARPEKLSKDERIAAGDLSAAAERRIRTSKRCSNALLRDLGYEFVHPTFRSGYREAVRAYRAAAE; from the coding sequence ATGAGGGTCGTCGTCGTCGGCTGCGGCTACGTCGGGCTGGCGCTGGCGGAAGGGCTCGACGCTCGCGGCCACGCGGTGACCGGCGTCCGGCGGTCCGACGCCGGACTCGACGCGGTCTCTGCCGTCGGCCCCGACGTCGAGGCCGTGCGTGCGGACGCGACCGAGCCGGAGTCGCTGGAGGTGCTGCCGGACGCGGACGCCGTCGTCTTCGCGGCCAGCTCCGGCGGTCGCGGCGCGGACGCGGCGCGCGAGGTGTACGTCGACGGGCTGGCGAACGTCGTCGACGAGTACGGGTCGCGGGCGTCCCCGCCGGACAGGCTGGTGTACACGTCCTCGACCGGCGTGTACGGAGACCACGACGGCGGGTGGGTCGACGAGGAGACGCCGGTCGAACCCACCACGGAGAAGACGCGCGTCCTCGCCGAGGCCGAACGGATCGCGGCGGAGCGCGCGGCCGACGCGGGGATCGACGGGACGGTCGTTCGATTCGCGGGACTGTACGGGCCGGACCGGTACCGGCTGAAACGGTACGTGGAGGGACCGGTGACCGCCGGCTACCTGAACATGGTCCACCGCGACGACGCGGCGGGATCGATCCGGCACCTGTTAGAGACGGACCGCGCGCGCGACCGCGTCGTCCTCGTCGTCGACGACGAACCGGTCGATAAACACGCGTTCGCCGACTGGCTCGCGGACGCCTGCGGCGTGGCCCGCCCGGAGAAACTGTCGAAGGACGAACGGATCGCGGCCGGAGATCTCTCCGCCGCCGCGGAGCGCCGGATCCGGACGAGCAAGCGGTGTTCGAACGCGCTGCTCCGCGACCTCGGCTACGAGTTCGTCCATCCGACGTTCCGGTCTGGGTACCGGGAGGCAGTGCGCGCGTACCGGGCCGCGGCCGAGTAG
- a CDS encoding DUF5791 family protein, translating to MFHEVVEGGSEFAAVDADEPAAADLLDAFEAMVTEAAASVEVDRLVDEIGLTEADATAARDGGVGGMAVEDAAAVLAAADAARNADAMVAEVRDHLLMGMATAVLDVDAIAAKIDADLTGQEVQQALEGRAPMTLGQLAEILAVIERRKR from the coding sequence ATGTTCCACGAAGTCGTCGAGGGCGGGTCTGAGTTCGCCGCCGTCGACGCCGACGAGCCGGCGGCGGCGGATCTGCTCGACGCGTTCGAGGCGATGGTGACAGAGGCGGCGGCGAGCGTGGAAGTCGATCGACTCGTCGATGAGATCGGACTGACCGAGGCGGACGCGACCGCCGCCCGCGACGGCGGCGTCGGCGGGATGGCAGTCGAGGACGCCGCAGCCGTCCTCGCGGCGGCCGACGCGGCCCGCAACGCCGACGCGATGGTCGCGGAAGTCCGTGACCACCTGCTGATGGGGATGGCGACCGCCGTCCTCGACGTCGACGCGATCGCAGCGAAGATCGACGCCGACCTCACCGGCCAGGAGGTCCAGCAGGCGCTGGAGGGGCGGGCCCCGATGACGCTCGGACAGCTCGCGGAGATACTCGCGGTCATCGAACGGCGGAAGCGATGA